A window from Vulpes vulpes isolate BD-2025 chromosome 9, VulVul3, whole genome shotgun sequence encodes these proteins:
- the STAB1 gene encoding stabilin-1 isoform X2, whose translation MAGPRGLLLLCLMAFCLAGSHFTRGQKVRSRRCDVKTKFVTHLPCTVCPAIKRRMCPAGWLRELPEKILRDCSYEVQLGDSLMSMRGCSLECWKDVVEKACCPGYWGSQCYECPGGAETPCNGHGTCLDGIDGNGTCVCQQNFSGSACQECQDPKSFGPNCQSVCSCVHGVCSRGPLGDGSCLCFAGYTGPRCDQELPVCQALNCPQNSQCSAEAPACSCLPGHTQQGRECQAPNPCRPSPCSPLAQCSVSPTGQAQCRCPKNYYGDGMVCLPQDPCTINYGGCPRNSTLCLYQRPGKASCLCKPGLVSINHNASAGCFAYCFPDSCDRSATCQLTPDGKTSCVCKEGEVGDGRACYGHLLHEIQKAGQLGLVLLRLKVSLAMLDQGCREILSTSGPFTVLVPWLSSTSSRTMNVSFARQLCKQHIIAGQHVLEEPGSQQTRRWWTLAGQEITVTYNRFMKYTYKYKEHPKQTFTIHKANYPAANGVFHLVTALQWQPPPDLPEDPKRTIGQILASTEAFSRFETILENCGLPSILDGPGPFTVFAPSNEAVDKLRDGRLIYLFTAGLSKLQELVKYHIYSHGQLTIEKLISKGRVLTMANQVLAVNISEEGRILLGPDGVPLRRVDVLAANGVIHMLEGILLPPTILPILPKHCSEEKHEMVAGSCVDCQALNTSTCPPNSIKLDIFPKECVYTHDPTGLNVLKKGCASYCNQTILKPGCCKGFFGPDCAQCPGGFSNPCYGKGNCSDGVQGNGACLCFPDYKGIACHICSNPNKHGDRCQEDCGCVHGLCDNRPGSGGVCQHGTCAPGFSGRFCNESTGNCGPSEQAQNCHPHARCISQGGIARCVCLDGFEGDGFSCTPSNPCSRPDRGGCSENAECVPGALGTHHCTCHKGWSGDGRVCVAIDECELDARGGCHADALCSYVGPGQSRCTCKLGFAGDGYVCSPIDPCRAGNGGCHDLATCRPVGGGQRVCTCPSGYGGDGFSCYGDIFRELEANAHFSVFYQWIKSAGLTLPTGSRVTALVPSESAIRRLSPADQAFWLQPRALPQLVRAHFLQGAFSEEELAQLGGQDVATLSPTTRWEIHNISGRVWVQNASVDVADLLATNGVLHVLSQVLLPLRGSVPQGQGLLQQLDLVPAFRLFRELLQHHKLVSQIEAATAYTIFVPTNRSLEAQGNSSSLDADTVRHHVILGEALSHEALQKGGHRNSLLGPAHWLVFYNHSGQPEVNHVLLEGPMLEAPGRSLFGLSGVLTVGSSRCLHSHAESLREKCVNCSRRFRCSQGFQLENTPKKSCIYRSGYSFSRGCSYTCAKKIQVPDCCPGFFGTLCEPCPGGQGGVCSGHGQCQDRLLGSGECRCHEGFHGTACEMCELGRYGPTCAGVCDCAHGLCQEGLQGDGSCVCNVGWQGPRCDQNITAPQCPMKCDPNANCVQDSAAAPACVCAAGYSGNGINCSEVDPCAHDHGGCSPHANCTKVAPGQRTCTCQDGYTGDGELCQEVNNCLIHHGGCHMHADCISTGPQQVSCSCREGYSGDGIRTCELLNPCSQNNGGCSPYAVCKSTGDGQRTCTCDAAHTVGDGFTCRARVGLELLRDRHASFFSLHLLEYKELKGDGPFTVFVPRADLMTNLSQDELARIRAHHQLVFRYHVVGCRQLSVQELLEEGYVTTLSGHPLRIHEREGSVYLNDFARVVSSDHEAVNGVLHFIDQVLLPPDVLHWEPDAAPVVRKNVTVAAESFGYKIFSGLVKMAGLLPLLQDASHRPLTMLWPTDAALQALPPDRQDWLYHEDHRDKLAAILRGHVIRNIEALASDLPNLGPLRTMHGTPISFSCSRARPGELTVGEEDAHIVQRHLLFEGGVAYGIDQLLEPPGLGARCDRFETRPLRLKFCSICGLEPPCPEGSQEQGSPEACWRYYSKFWTSPPLHSLALRSIWARSSLWGQPQGLSRGCHRNCVTTTWKPSCCPGHYGSECRACPGGASIPCSGHGVCMDGMSGSGQCQCHSRFTGTACELCASGAFGPQCQACHCTSHGRCDEGLGGSGSCFCDEGWTGPSCEVQLKLQPVCAPPCAPQARCRADNSCECGLGYEGDGRTCTVVDLCRYWHGGCSQHASCSQVGTVVTCTCLPDYEGDGWSCRARDPCADGRRGGCSEHADCLSTGPNTRRCVCHAGYVGDGLQCMEEPEPPVDRCLGQPPPCHVDAVCTDLHFQEKQAGVFHLQAPGGRYGLNFSEAEAACVAQGAVLASLPQLSAAQKLGFHLCFLGWLANGSAAHPVVFPAADCGGGQVGVVSLGIRKNRSECWDAYCYREQDVACRCRHGFVGDGTSMCNGKLLDVLAATANFSTFYGMLLGYANATPRGLDFLDFLDDELTYKTLFVPVNEGFLDNMTLSGPDLELHASNTTFLSTNASQDTVLLAHSGLSLVFSAVGPDNSSWAPVAPGAVVVSHVVVWDIMAFNGIIHALARPLLAPLQPRAVVAPEAPPVMAGVGAVVAAGALLGLVAGAFYLRARGKATGFGFSTFQAEDDAEEDFSPWQEGTSPTLVSVPNPVFGSHDAFCEPFDDSLLEDDFPDTQRILAVK comes from the exons GTGCGATCCAGGCGCTGCGACGTGAAGACCAAGTTTGTCACTCACCTCCCCTGCACCGTGTGTCCCGCTATCAAGAGGCGGATGTGCCCCGCAGGCTGGCTTCGGGAGTTACCTGAGAAGATACTGAGGGACTGCAG CTATGAGGTGCAGCTGGGAGACTCTTTGATGTCCATGAGAGGCTGCAGCCTGGAGTGCTGGAAGGATGTGGTGGAGAAGGCCTGCTGCCCCGGCTACTGGGGGTCCCAGTGCTATG AGTGCCCGGGGGGTGCTGAGACCCCGTGTAATGGCCATGGGACCTGCCTGGACGGCATAGATGGCAACGGGACCTGCGTGTGCCAG CAAAACTTCAGTGGCTCAGCCTGCCAGGAGTGCCAAGACCCCAAGAGTTTTGGGCCCAACTGCCAGTCAG TGTGCAGCTGTGTGCACGGCGTGTGCAGCCGTGGACCACTTGGGGATGGAAGCTGCCTGTGCTTTGCTGGATACACTGGACCCCGCTGTGACCAAG AGCTGCCAGTCTGCCAGGCCCTGAACTGTCCCCAGAACTCCCAGTGCTCCGCAGAGGCCCCCGCCTGCAGCTGCCTGCCTGGCCACACCCAGCAGGGCAGAGAGTGCCAAG CCCCTAACCCCTGCCGGCCGTCACCCTGCTCCCCATTGGCCCAGTGCTCGGTGAGCCCCACAGGGCAGGCACAGTGTCGCTGCCCCAAGAACTACTATGGTGATGGAATGGTGTGTCTGCCCCAGGACCCATGCACCATCAACTACGGTGGCTGCCCCCGCAACTCCACCTTGTGTCTGTACCAGAGACCGGGCAAG GCCTCCTGCTTGTGTAAGCCAGGCTTGGTCAGCATCAACCACAATGCCTCTGCGGGCTGCTTCGCCTACTGCTTCCCTGACTCCTGTGACCGGTCAGCCACCTGCCAGCTGACCCCTGATGGGAAGACCAG CTGTGTGTGCAAGGAGGGCGAGGTAGGGGACGGGCGTGCCTGCTATGGACACCTGCTACATGAGATACAGAAGGCCGGCCAGCTGGGCCTGGTGCTCCTGCGGCTGAAAGTCTCCCTGGCCATGCTGG ACCAAGGCTGCCGCGAGATCCTCAGCACGTCAGGCCCATTCACTGTGCTGGTGCCGTGGCTCTCGTCCACCTCCTCCAGGACCATGAAC GTATCCTTTGCCCGACAACTCTGTAAACAGCACATCATCGCAGGGCAGCATGTGCtggaggagccagggagccagcaGACACGCAGGTGGTGGACGCTGGCGGGCCAGGAGATCACGGTCACTTACAACCGCTTCATG AAATACACCTACAAGTATAAAGAGCACCCCAAGCAGACATTCACCATCCATAAGGCCAACTACCCAGCAGCCAATGGCGTCTTCCACTTGGTCACCGCCCTGCAGTGGCAGCCCCCACCAGACCTCCCTGAGGACCCCAAA AGAACCATTGGCCAGATCCTTGCCTCTACGGAGGCCTTCAGCCGCTTCGAAACCATCCTGGAG AACTGCGGCCTGCCCTCCATCCTGGATGGGCCGGGGCCCTTCACAGTCTTCGCCCCAAGCAACGAGGCCGTGGACAAGTTGCGTGACGGCCGCCTGATTTACCTCTTCACAGCA GGTCTGTCCAAGCTGCAGGAGCTGGTGAAGTACCACATCTACAGCCATGGCCAG CTGACCATTGAGAAGCTCATCTCCAAGGGTCGGGTCCTTACCATGGCAAACCAGGTCCTGGCTGTGAATATCTCCGAGGAG GGGCGCATCCTGCTGGGACCCGACGGGGTTCCGCTACGGAGAGTGGATGTGCTGGCTGCCAATGGCGTGATCCACATGCTGGAAGGCATCTTGCTGCCCCCGACCATCCTGCCCATCCTGCCTAAGCACTGCAGTGAGGAGAAGCACGAGATGGTGGCG ggctcctgTGTGGACTGCCAAGCCCTGAACACTAGCACGTGCCCCCCCAACAGCATAAAGCTG GACATCTTCCCCAAGGAGTGTGTCTACACCCACGACCCTACTGGGCTCAACGTCCTGAAGAAAGGCTGTGCTAGCTACTGCAACCAGACCATCCTG AAACCTGGCTGCTGCAAAGGGTTTTTTGGGCCCGACTGTGCCCAGTGTCCTGGGGGCTTCTCCAACCCCTGCTATGGCAAAGGCAAC TGCAGTGATGGGGTCCAGGGCAATGGGGCCTGCCTCTGCTTCCCAGACTACAAGGGCATCGCCTGCCACATCTGCTCCAATCCAAACAAGCATGGAGACCGGTGCCAGGAAG ACTGTGGCTGTGTCCACGGTCTCTGTGACAACCGTCCGGGCAGCGGGGGGGTGTGCCAGCACGGCACATGTGCCCCAGGCTTCAGCGGCCGCTTCTGTAATGAGTCCACGGGAAACTGTGGGCCCTCGGAACAGGCCCAGAACTGCCACCCACACGCCCGCTGCATTAGCCAGGGGGGCATCGCCAG GTGTGTCTGTCTTGATGGCTTTGAGGGCGACGGCTTCTCCTGCACGCCCAGCAACCCCTGCTCCCGCCCAGACCGTGGTGGCTGCTCAGAAAAT GCCGAGTGTgtccccggggccctgggcaCCCACCACTGCACGTGCCACAAGGGCTGGAGCGGGGACGGCCGCGTCTGTGTGGCCATTGACGAGTGCGAGCTGGATGCAAGAGGCGGCTGTCACGCCGACGCCCTCTGCAGCTATGTGGGACCTGGGCAG AGCCGGTGCACCTGCAAGCTGGGGTTCGCAGGAGATGGCTACGTGTGCAGTCCTATTGACCCCTGCCGGGCAGGCAACGGTGGCTGCCACGACCTG gccacctGCCGGCCAGTGGGGGGAGGTCAGCGGGTCTGCACATGCCCCTCTGGCTATGGGGGTGATGGCTTCAGCTGCTATGGAGACATCTTCCGG GAGCTGGAGGCAAATGCCCACTTCTCCGTCTTCTACCAGTGGATCAAG AGTGCTGGCCTCACTCTCCCTACTGGCAGCCGAGTCACAGCCCTGGTGCCCTCTGAGTCTGCCATCCGTAGGCTGAGCCCCGCGGACCAGGCCTTCTGGCTGCAGCCAAGGGCGCTGCCACAACTGGTCAG GGCCCATTTCCTTCAGGGTGCCTTCTCTGAGGAGGAGCTGGCCCAGCTGGGTGGGCAGGATGTGGCCACCCTGAGCCCGACCACACGCTGGGAGATTCACAACATCAGTGGG AGGGTCTGGGTGCAGAACGCCAGCGTGGATGTGGCTGATCTCCTCGCCACCAACGGTGTCCTACACGTCCTCAGCCAG GTCTTGCTGCCGCTGCGGGGGAGCGTGCCGCAAGGCCAGGGGCTGCTGCAGCAGCTGGAcctggtgcctgccttccgcctcTTCCGGGAGCTGCTGCAG CACCACAAGCTTGTGTCCCAGATTGAGGCCGCCACGGCCTACACCATCTTCGTGCCCACAAACCGCTCTCTGGAGGCCCAGGGCAACAGCAGCAGCCTG GATGCAGACACCGTGCGACACCACGTGATCCTGGGGGAGGCACTCTCCCATGAAGCCCTGCAGAAGGGGGGACACCGCAACTCACTCCTGGGCCCTGCCCACTGGCTCGTCTTCTACAACCATAGTGGCCAG CCCGAGGTGAACCACGTGCTGCTAGAAGGCCCCATGCTGGAGGCCCCTGGGCGCTCACTGTTTGGCCTGTCGGGGGTCCTGACTGTGGGCTCAAGCCGCTGCCTGCACAGCCACGCAGAGTCCCTGCGG gagAAATGCGTAAACTGCTCCCGGAGATTCCGCTGCAGTCAGGGCTTCCAGTTGGAG AACACCCCCAAGAAGAGCTGTATCTACAGATCCGGCTACTCCTTCTCCCGGGGCTGCTCTTATACATGTGCCAAGAAGATCCAG GTGCCCGACTGCTGCCCCGGCTTCTTCGGCACACTGTGTGAGCCATGCCCGGGGGGTCAGGGGGGTGTGTGCTCGGGCCACGGGCAGTGCCAGGACCGGCTCCTGGGCAGTGGGGAGTGCCGCTGCCACGAGGGTTTCCACGGAACGGCCTGTGAGATGTGCGAGCTGGGCCGCTATGGGCCTACCTGTGCCGGAg TCTGTGACTGTGCCCACGGGCTGTGccaggaggggctgcagggggatGGCAGCTGTGTCTGTAACGTGGGCTGGCAGGGCCCCCGCTGTGACCAGA ACATCACTGCCCCTCAGTGCCCGATGAAGTGTGACCCCAATGCCAA CTGCGTACAGGACTCGGCTGCGGCCCCGGCCTGCGTGTGTGCCGCGGGGTACTCGGGCAACGGCATCAACTGCTCAG AGGTGGACCCTTGTGCTCATGACCATGGGGGCTGCTCCCCCCATGCCAACTGCACCAAGGTGGCACCAGGGCAGCGGACATGCACCTGCCAGGATGGCTACACAGGAGACGGGGAGCTATGCCAGG AAGTCAACAACTGTCTCATCCACCATGGGGGCTGCCACATGCACGCCGACTGTATCTCCACAGGCCCCCAGCAG GTCTCCTGCAGCTGCCGTGAGGGTTACAGTGGGGATGGCATCCGGACCTGTGAACTCCTGAACCCTTGCTCCCAG AATAATGGAGGCTGCAGTCCCTATGCTGTGTGCAAAAGCACAGGGGATGGCCAGAGGACGTGCACCTGTGATGCGGCCCACACCGTGGGTGATGGCTTCACCTGCCGTGCCCGTGTCGGCCTG GAGCTCCTTCGGGACAGGCATGCCTCATTCTTCAGCCTCCACCTCCTG GAATACAAGGAGCTCAAGGGTGATGGGCCTTTCACAGTTTTTGTGCCTCGTGCAGATCTAATGACCAACCTGTCCCAG GATGAGCTGGCCAGGATTCGCGCCCATCACCAGCTCGTGTTCCGCTACCACGTGGTGGGCTGCAGGCAGCTGAGCGTCCAGGAGCTGCTGGAGGAGGGCTATGTCACCACGCTGTCGGGGCACCCGCTGCGCATCCACGAGAGGGAG GGCAGTGTCTACCTCAATGACTTCGCGCGGGTGGTGAGCAGTGACCACGAGGCGGTGAACGGCGTCCTGCACTTCATCGACCAAGTCCTGCTGCCTCCTGACGTGCTACACTGGGAGCCAGACGCTGCCCCTGTCGTGCGG AAAAACGTCACCGTGGCCGCTGAGAGCTTCGGTTACAAGATCTTCAGCGGCCTGGTGAAG ATGGCTGGACTCTTGCCCCTGCTTCAGGATGCGTCCCATAGGCCCCTCACCATGCTGTGGCCCACAGACGCTGCCCTGCAAGCCCTGCCGCCTGACCGCCAGGACTGGCTGTACCATGAGGATCACCGGGACAAGCTGGCAGCCATTCTGCGGGGCCATGTGATTCGCAACATTGAG GCCTTGGCATCTGACCTGCCCAACCTGGGCCCACTCCGCACGATGCACGGGACCCCCATCTCCTTTTCCTGCAGCCGTGCCCGGCCG GGTGAGCTCACAGTGGGTGAGGAGGATGCCCACATCGTGCAGCGGCACCTGCTCTTTGAGGGTGGTGTGGCCTATGGCATCGATCAGCTGCTGGAGCCACCTGGCCTTGGTGCTCGCTGTGACCGCTTTGAGACTCGGCCGCTGCGGCTG AAGTTCTGCAGCATTTGCGGGCTGGAGCCACCTTGTCCTGAGGGCTCACAGGAGCAG ggcagccCCGAGGCCTGCTGGCGATACTACTCAAAGTTCTGGACGTCCCCTCCACTGCACTCTTTGGCACTGCGCAGCATTTGGGCCCGGTCCAGCCTCTGGGGCCAGCCCCAAGGCCTGAGCAGGGGCTGTCACCGCAACTGCGTCACCACTACCTGGAAGCCCAGCTGCTGCCCTGGTCACTATGGCAGTGAGTGCCGAG CTTGCCCTGGTGGTGCCAGCATCCCCTGCAGTGGCCATGGTGTGTGCATGGATGGCATGAGTGGCAGTGGGCAGTGTCAGTGCCACTCAAGGTTTACAGGGACAGCATGTGAACTCTGTGCTTCGGGTGCCTTTGGGCCCCAGTGCCAAG CCTGCCACTGCACCTCCCATGGCCGCTGTGATGAGGGCCTTGGGGGCTCCGGCTCCTGCTTCTGTGATGAGGGCTGGACCGGGCCGAGCTGTGAGGTGCAGCTGA AGCTGCAGCCCGTGTGTGCCCCGCCCTGCGCACCCCAGGCCAGGTGCCGCGCAGACAACAGCTGCGAGTGCGGTCTGGGCTATGAAGGGGACGGTCGCACATGCACAG tgGTGGACCTGTGCCGGTACTGGCACGGCGGCTGCAGCCAGCACGCCAGCTGCAGCCAAGTAGGCACCGTGGTCACCTGCACCTGCCTGCCTGACTACGAGGGCGACGGCTGGAGCTGTCGGGCCCGTGACCCCTGTGCCGACGGCCGCCGAGGGGGCTGCAGTGAGCACGCGGACTGCTTGAGCACTGGCCCT AACACGCGGCGCTGTGTGTGCCATGCCGGCTACGTGGGTGACGGACTGCAGTGCATGGAAGAGCCGGAGCCGCCTGTGGACCGCTGCCTGGGCCAACCACCACCCTGTCACGTGGATGCTGTGTGCACTGACCTCCACTTCCAGG AGAAGCAGGCCGGTGTCTTCCACCTCCAGGCCCCCGGTGGTCGTTATGGCCTGAACTTCTCGGAGGCCGAGGCGGCATGTGTGGCCCAGGGAGCTGTTCTTGCTTCTCTTCCTCAGCTCTCGGCTGCCCAAAAG CTGGGCTTCCACCTGTGCTTCCTGGGCTGGCTGGCCAATGGCTCAGCTGCCCACCCGGTCGTCTTCCCTGCGGCAGACTGTGGTGGTGGTCAGGTAGGCGTCGTCAGCCTGGGCATCCGGAAGAACCGCTCGGAGTGCTGGGACGCCTATTGCTACCGCGAGCAAG ATGTGGCCTGCCGGTGCCGCCATGGTTTTGTGGGTGACGGGACAAGCATGTGCAACGGGAAGCTCCTGGATGTCCTGGCGGCCACAGCCAACTTCTCCACCTTCTATGGG ATGCTGCTGGGCTACGCCAATGCCACCCCTCGGGGCCTTGACTTCCTGGACTTTCTGGACGATGAGCTCACCTACAAGACACTCTTCGTTCCTGTCAACGAAGGCTTCCTCGACAACATG ACACTGAGTGGCCCGGACCTGGAGCTGCATGCCTCCAACACCACATTCCTGAGCACTAATGCCAGCCAGGATACTGTGCTCCTTGCCCACTCAGGCCTCAGCCTCGTCTTTAGTGCTGTAGGCCCTGACAACAGTTCCTGGGCCCCCGTG GCCCCAGGGGCAGTTGTGGTCAGCCATGTCGTCGTGTGGGACATCATGGCATTCAATGGCATCATCCATGCTCTGGCCAGGCCACTCTTGGCACCCCTGCAGCCT CGGGCGGTGGTAGCACCGGAGGCTCCACCTGTGATGGCAGGCGTGGGAGCCGTGGTAGCTGCTGGAGCACTGCTTGGCCTAGTGGCGGGAGCCTTCTACCTCCGTGCTCGAGGCAAGGCCACGGGCTTTGGCTTCTCTACCTTCCAG GCAGAAGATGATGCTGAGGAGGACTTCTCCCCCTGGCAGGAAGGGACCAGCCCAACCCTGGTCTCTGTCCCTAACCCAGTCTTTGGCAGCCACGATGCCTTTTGTGAGCCCTTTGAT GACTCACTCCTAGAGGACGACTTCCCCGACACTCAGAGGATCCTCGCGGTCAAGTGA